From the Lactobacillus sp. PV034 genome, the window TTAATCATATGATTGATCGGTTAACTGAACAAACTAAGCAGGCAGAAGATTTACGGATACGTTTGGAAAAAGACGTTAGCCAGAGTGAAAATCTGAAAAAGCAGCTTCAAGATGGCCTAGATTGGTACAATCAACAAGTAAATAAGCAATTAGAGAATGCTCAAGAAAAAGCAAATGAACTTGTAGCGAAAAAACGTAAAAAAGCAGATAAGATTATCGCTGACTTAGAACAGCAACAAAAATCTGGCGCGATGGTCCGAACTAATAAGGTAATTGATGCCAAAGGTGCACTTAATAGTTTAGAAAGAGAAAGCTCTAATTTAGCTAAAAATAGAGTACTACAGCGTGAAAAGAGACGCCATCATGTAAATGTTGGAGATACGGTGAAAGTACTCTCGTATGGTCAATCTGGTCAGATTACTAAGAAGCTAAGTGAACATGACTACGAAGTACAAATTGGCATTTTAAAATTAAAAGTTAGTGATCGTGATATTGAAAAAACAGGGACTACTAATAGTAAAAAGAAAAAGACTGAGGTTTCTGTTCGTTCAAGTAGAGGGTTACGTTCTCACAATGCCCACTCCCAATTAGATCTTCGTGGTCAGCGTTATGATGAAGCAATGACAAACTTGGATCGCTATATTGATTCAGCTCTTTTAAGTGGACTTAATAGCGTCACTATTGTTCATGGTATTGGTACAGGTGCTATTCGTAAGGGTGTGCAGCAATATCTTAAACGCAATAAGCATGTTAAAAGCTTTGGTTATGCTCCAGCTAATGAAGGTGGAACAGGGGCAACTATTGTTGAATTTAAATAAAGCTTTTCACTTGCAAAAAGTAAGTAAAGCGTTAGAATATAGGTATAAATATTTTAGAAGTTAAAAAGAGAGGTATGTCTTATGGTTGAAGAAATTAATGACAAATCTTTTGAAAATGAAACCAGTGAAGGTGTTGTATTAACTGACTTTTGGGCAACTTGGTGTGGTCCATGTAAAATGCAATCTCCAGTAATTGAACAATTATCTCAAGAAATGGATGATGTAAAATTTACGTCAGTTGATGTTGACCAAAACCAAGATCTTGCAAAAGAACTTGGTATTATGGCTATTCCAACTTTAATTATTAAGAAGGATGGCAAGATTGTTGACCGTTTAACTGGTTACACTCCAAAAGAAAAGTTAGAACAAATTTTAGATCAATATACTGATTAAGAAAAAGCACTGACGTCACGTCAGTGCCTTTTTCTTAATCTGTTTGAACCGTAATTTCAACGGTTTGCTTTTTTTCGTTTACGCTTGCTGCAGCTTCAGTAGGAGTTCCATTTTGTCTTTCGATACATTCAGCGATAATACCACATTCTAGAGAAAATTCATCACTCCCACTGGCAATACGATCTTGCACAATTTGACCAGAAAGTTCAAATGACGCTGATCTTTTTCGTTCTTTGAGAATTTTAAGTGTACCAAATTCAGCCATATCAAAAAATTCAGGCAGGTCAGTCACGCTTGAAAGATCATATTTGCGACTAACATGCTTACCAGCCCAATAAAGAATTTGCTCTGTATCTTGACCTAAGATTTGCGGTAAAATAGTATCTCGATATAGTGAATTTAAAAAATATAAGTGTTCTTGATTGTCTGCCATAATTTCATTTCCTTTTTGTCTTCTTTAGTATTTTAACCTAAAATAAGTAAAGTAGAAAATATTTTTCTCTTCAATATATAGTGAAGGAGTTAACTGATGGATAATCGTCCAATTGGAGTATTAGATTCAGGTTTAGGTGGATTGACGGTTTTGAAGAAGGTAATCAAGAAATTACCTAATGAATCCACTATCTTTATAGGTGATCAAGCTCATATGCCATATGGGGATCGAAGTGAAAAAGAAATCATTGATTTGACAATGGCGAGCGTTGATTTTTTATTGAAAAAAGATGTTAAAGTTATTATTTTTGGTTGTAATACCGCAACTGCAGTAGCAATGCCAATTATTCAAAAACAAGTACCAGTTCAATTAATTGGGGTAATCCAGTCAGGAGCATTAGCAGCTTCAAGAGAAACAAAAAATAAAAAAGTTGCTGTTTTAGGTACGACTGTAACGACAGAAAGCCATGCATATCAAAGAGAAGTTAAGGGCCGCAACCCAGAAATTGAAGTAAAAGAATAT encodes:
- the trxA gene encoding thioredoxin → MVEEINDKSFENETSEGVVLTDFWATWCGPCKMQSPVIEQLSQEMDDVKFTSVDVDQNQDLAKELGIMAIPTLIIKKDGKIVDRLTGYTPKEKLEQILDQYTD
- a CDS encoding YslB family protein, with product MADNQEHLYFLNSLYRDTILPQILGQDTEQILYWAGKHVSRKYDLSSVTDLPEFFDMAEFGTLKILKERKRSASFELSGQIVQDRIASGSDEFSLECGIIAECIERQNGTPTEAAASVNEKKQTVEITVQTD
- the murI gene encoding glutamate racemase; the protein is MDNRPIGVLDSGLGGLTVLKKVIKKLPNESTIFIGDQAHMPYGDRSEKEIIDLTMASVDFLLKKDVKVIIFGCNTATAVAMPIIQKQVPVQLIGVIQSGALAASRETKNKKVAVLGTTVTTESHAYQREVKGRNPEIEVKEYAQPLWAPLVETDPDEKEKLAVVRKGIEEIKDQDFDTLILGCTHYPLLMDEIKANLDPSKQILDPADQVAQYTYNVLKRDNMLAQGKAEHEYFTTATNTEKFNKLAQKWMEDSSIQSKHVDD